GTTGCACCTAAGCCATCAAGACATCTTCCTCTTTTCTCTTGTATTCTTCTCCTAGTTGATTCATTATCTCTACCATATTGCGTGAAATAAATTTGGGTTTCTGACAAGAAAATAGTATAACGAAGTTATTGGTATTACAGTGGActatatttatttttatgttgcttGACATGTTGAATTTCTCAAAATAACGTAAAAATAGAACTTTAACAAAAACAAAATGGCCCGCTATTGCTTCAAGTTATGTTTATACTTGACTAAGCAGAAGATCTTCCAGCCTGAGCTCAGAAACAACTAAAAGCACCATATGCAACAACCGAAAACGCGCATACAGCTCACAAACATTAGCTTCCCAAAACTAGGCATTATAGAGCGCTGCAGGATAAATACCTCAGCATTCAAGGGTAAGAAAGCATCACAACTGCAGCTTATTCAGGATTCGAAATCACCATAATCTTTAATCCGGTGTGTACAAAACTGTCTCCGACAACAAATTTAATGAGTCTACAAGGCAAATTCTTGAGTTCAGCCAGTAACACACCTCTGGTTGAACCCTTCGGACACTGCTGTAGGCAATTTAAGATTTTATTGCGGAAGGGGTTTGCAATGTTATCATTCACTTCAGTTTTGTAACTGCAGCATGTATGGCATCTGCAAGATGGGGTACAGTCCTGGAGCTCAAACCAGCCATGCTGATCCTCCTGCAAGACAAAATATATGACCTGTCAATATGAACTAGCTACAGGGGACTCTTGAGAATGAAAACCACCAAAGAAAGCAGTGTCGAGTCTACTAAATGTAAATAAACAGTACGACTGCAAAAGAAGACCTCAAAGTTACACTACTAATGCATTTGTGACGAGATATGTAAATGGGTGAGAATTCTCAAGGCATTACCCATCAGATGTCATGTAAATGTGATATTCCTGCCTCATAAAGGCTACTTGATCACTGTTGAGCCCAGTGAAAGTAAACATCCCAATCTGCTTAATGATGTGGGACCAATCTCCAGGTGTTTCTGCATGATAGACAAATGGTCAACACTTTGGCATAGAGGAATTAGTAAGAAATGGACCAAAAGATTGAACATCCATAACTTGGAGACCGATGGACCTGAACCAGAACAGTTAGTGCACTACATGAACTTCAGATTTCAGGGAACTTAACAGGAACTTGGTAATAAACCGTATACAAATATAGGAGGTCGGATATTTATCAGATAAACCGTATACAAATATAGGAGGTCGGATATTTATCAGATTTTGCTAATAACCCAAGAAATTTCTGTTTAGAATAACGTAATACTAATATCCAAAGAACAATTAGTTCAGAGAAATTGTATCAATTgctgaaaataaaatgacactagGTTCTGATAGAAGATCCTGGGACAAATTATGAGACTGAAAAAGCCATTATTCAGACATAAATTATGTTATTAACAGCAAAGAGGAAACAGTGGACTTTGACAGAAACTAGTAGAGTACCTCTGATTTTCAGCGCATTAAAAAGCTGCTCCCTCATGCTAATTATCCTATCAGCCATGGCCTTCAGCTCCAGAGTCCATTCGTCGAACATCGCACTAAAAATTGAGAAAAAATAGTCAATAAGAACTAAGCACTACCAATTATTAGATTTGTCGATCTGCCAATAAAAATTCATTTCAACACAACTCATTCTATGATTGAATAGAATACTACCTGTCCTTAAGTATGGTAGCCACGATAGAAGCACCATGAAGAGGAGGGTTCGAATACATAGGCCTAATTACAAGCTTAAGTTGACTTTCAACCTTAACAGCTATATCAGCACTCCCACAAACCTGCAACATTAAGTTGGATTTTTTCTTTCAGCTCCTCAAACAACTCAATAAAATGAAAAATATGAGATGAAATACAACCTCTTATGTATGACACAAGTTCACCAAGTACATCTACTATCTCATTAAAAGAAGGTTAAAAGAAGTTTCCATGTCATACTGAGGTATAAGTAGATAAGAATTATTACAGTTGTATAAGATATACAACTGCAACTATAGCTGTATAGCAAACACCTGTATGTAACTATAACCATATGCATTTTAGCATATTGGACCACAAAGCTGCGGAAGCAATTCTGGAAGTTAATTATTACCATCAACACAGCAAGAAGATGCCTACAAGCTCGAATTCAAGTCCAAAAACTAAGGGTAAGGCCACAAAGGTGAATAACAAAGTATTAGGATAAGATAACTTACGATGCTTAAAGCACCAACACGCTCtccatacaatcccatgttcttggcaTAGCTTTGAGCCATGAGCAATTCACCACCATCAGCGACGAACATGCGCACTGATTGGGCATCTTTGTCAAGGCTTCCACTTGCAAATCCCTTCACAGGTCATTTCAAGCACATTACTTTATTTGTAAGCTATTTGGAAGAAAATATGCCATGTGAACAAAGAATCAACAAATTATGTGGCTATATAGTCATGTGGCATATTCCCTAAGAAGCATCAGTATTAGGCATGTCAATTACTTACTTGATAAGCACTGTCAAAGAATGGCAGCAATGCTTTTGATCTCATCAGCTGCCTGATCTGTTCCCACTGTTCCAAGGTTGGGTCGACACCAGTAGGGTTGTGGGCACATGCATGAAGCAGTACAATTGCGCCTGAGGGAGCTGAACTGATGTCTTCTAAGAGTCCTGCAGCACATAAACATATCCTTGATTAAGTAAGACTGCCTAAAACGATCCAGTAGAAGTGTGCAAACGTCGTCCTCTGAAATTGCAAATTGAGCACATAGTAGTGTATATGAAAAATTGAAGTAGGCACCTTGGAAATCCAGTCCACGAGTTGCAGGATCATAGTACCGGTAACTCCTAGCAGTCAGGCCAGCTAAAGTGAACACTTTTGGGTGATTCCCCCAGGTTGGCTGGGGGATGTAGATAGTGCGCTggagaaaatgttcatgatttagaaATTAAACAATGCAATTACGTCTAGCAACCAATAAAGGAGACAAGAAAAGCTCCTTACTTCATGATAGTGCCTTGCAAGAAATTCACCTCCCACTCTTAAGGAACCAGTTCCTGATAAGCACTGCACTGTAGCCACCCTATTCTCCTGAATAGCAGGACTAATCCAGGAAATGGGAGGTACTTTAATTAGACAATTTTACTCTTTGGTATGAAGGTTTGACTCAAAATTATCATCAGTTAAAGGTAGTAGTTTAACAAACACACCTGTCAGCACCAAAGATAAGCTTGGCACTCAACTTGTTGAAATCGGCCAATCCAGTGATCGGCAAGTACTCCTTAACACGTGACCTAAGCAAAGTAAGGAATTAGAGGTCAAATATGCCATCATAAGTTTCCACTGCAAGCATTTAGATACCATACACAATTGTTCTCAGTTCTGACAGCAGTAAATTTTATGTAAACTCATACAAGAAACTCCC
The Triticum dicoccoides isolate Atlit2015 ecotype Zavitan chromosome 3A, WEW_v2.0, whole genome shotgun sequence genome window above contains:
- the LOC119269062 gene encoding aspartate aminotransferase, cytoplasmic-like, encoding MLIQNESRVKEYLPITGLADFNKLSAKLIFGADSPAIQENRVATVQCLSGTGSLRVGGEFLARHYHERTIYIPQPTWGNHPKVFTLAGLTARSYRYYDPATRGLDFQGLLEDISSAPSGAIVLLHACAHNPTGVDPTLEQWEQIRQLMRSKALLPFFDSAYQGFASGSLDKDAQSVRMFVADGGELLMAQSYAKNMGLYGERVGALSIVCGSADIAVKVESQLKLVIRPMYSNPPLHGASIVATILKDSAMFDEWTLELKAMADRIISMREQLFNALKIRETPGDWSHIIKQIGMFTFTGLNSDQVAFMRQEYHIYMTSDGRISMAGLSSRTVPHLADAIHAAVTKLK